DNA from Verrucomicrobiota bacterium:
TATACTAGATGAGCCTACAGAGGGGATCCAGCCTTCTATTATTAAGGACATTGCCAAAGTCCTCAAGAAGATTAGAGATATGAAAAATATCTCCATTATTGTAGCAGAGCAGGTTTTGTCTTTTACTATGGAGGCTTGCGATCGTTTTATTGTCATCGATGGAGGTGAGTTTACTTATGAAAGTGACAAAGAAAATGTGGACCCCGAACACATCAAAAGTCTTCTTGCTGTTTAGAGTGTTTCTTAGAATTTCGTAGAAACGAAAACAAAATGATAACCTAAAAGAAAGAGAAAATAATGCCTGAAACCCTAATTAAAATTGATGTGAGTGAAGTGCCAGAGAAGCAAGACGTGCTGCATAACAGGTGGCACCCGGATATACCCATGGTGGCGACAGTTAAACCTGGAGCTGAGTTTCGTGTAGAGTGTGTAGACTGGACAGGTGGACAGATTAAAAATGACGAGTCTGCTACAGACATAAAAGTTGTGGACCTGTCAAAGGTACACTATCTAAGTGGTCCTATCGGAGTCGAAGGCGCTGAGCCGGGAGATTTGATGGTTGTCGATATCCTTGATGTAGGTGCATTACCAACTTCAGAATGGGGATTTACAGGTATTTTTGACAGAGAGAATGGAGGCGGATTTTTGACTGATGCTTTTCCAGAGGCGAGGAAGGCATGTTGGGATTTCCACGGGGTGTATACTTCCTCTAGGCATATTCCTAAAGTTGAATTTGCAGGAATTATGCACCCTGGATTGATAGGGTGCTTGCCTTCAAAAGACCTACTCGATACATGGAATACAAGAGAGACAGAACTCTTCAATACGGAACCTGAAAGGGTCCCTCCTTTGTGTGCTTTGCCCTATGCTGAAACAGCACACATGGGGAGAATGAGTCCAGACGCAGCTAAAGCAGCTGCCGCAGAGGCAGCGCGGACTGTGCCGCCAAGAGAGCATGGAGGTAACTGTGATATCAAAAACTTAACACGTGGATCAAAAGTTTATTTCCCTGTCTATGTCAAAGGGGGAGGATTGTCCATGGGTGATATTCATTTCTCGCAAGGAGATGGTGAGATCACCTTCTGTGGTGCTATCGAAATGGCTGGATACCTTGATATACGAGTCAATTTGATAAAGGATGGTGTGGCAAAATATGGTGTCAAAAATCCGATTTTCGAATCCAGTCCTATGGAGCCCACTTATGATAATTATTTGATTTTCGAAGGCATCTCCGTGGACGAGGCAGGAAAGCAGTATTATTTGGATCCCCATGTTTCATACCGTATGGCTTGTTTAAATGCTATTGAGTATCTCAAGAAATTTGGATACACGGGTGCTCAAGGCTATGCCATTCTTGGGACTGCCCCAGTTGAAGGCCGTATCAGTGGTATTGTTGATATACCAAACGCATGTACCACCTTGGCCATACCTTCTGGAATATTTGATTTTGATGTCAAGCCTGGCGCAGCAGGTCCTAGTCCGATTATAAATGAAACGGATTTAGCGGTAGTTAGTTAAGAATCCAAATGCTGAGAACTAGTTATGCCGCTGTATCAATATTATTGTGAAGAACACGGTCCATTTGAAGCTTTCGCTTCGATGCAAGATCGCCATAAGGCTATGCGCTGCCCGGACTGCTTGATTGAATCAAACAGAATGATTACCGTGCCGCGGTTAAGTGGGTTGGGCTCCTTGCGTATGCAAGCAGAGGCTCGTAATGAGAAAAGCAGGCATGAACCACATGTTTGTAAGACATCTACCTGTTGCGGTAGAGGTCATAGCCATAAGAAAGAGCGTAAAAAAGGGCTTCAGAGTTATACAGGCAGCAGGCCCTGGGTGATCGAACACAAATAGTGTGTTTGTAATAAACGGTGCTTAGAATTCACTGCTGCATTATATGGTCTTGAGCAGTATATGGCTCAAGACCATATTCTGGCTCTGATTATATAAAGGAAGTTGGACGAAATGCCTTAAAGCTTGAGCTAGAAGGAAGAGTGGGTTCAGGAATATCTGTCCAAACTCTATATTTCTATCAGGCTCAGATTTTCTTGAGGATAGTATCTTTAAATCGAAAGAGTATCATCTGGCTTAATTAATTTAATAAAGAGTGAAATAATGGTTATAGAAAGGTTGTATTGGTTAAGAAAGTATGTATCCTTTTGCCCAGTCAGTGTGATTTTGTTGCTCATTCATGTCGTATAAATAGCACCATACCATGCGAGTAACAAAGTAATCATCTGAAGAATATGGAATATTGCAAAATACTCATAGAAATAATGAATGTTATTCATTCAGGCATGAAAAGTGCTGAACTATAATCGATTAAGTTTATTCGGTGGAATAAAAAACAATAAACAAAGGAGTAAAAGAATAATGAAATGGTTAAAAAAGTTAGGGCTGCCAGTAGCGGCAGTCTTTATGTCTGTTCAAGTTTCCCAAGCGGGTATGAAAGACATGGAGGTAATCGAACCAACGGTTGAAGAAGAGGAAATTGGATCTGCAGTATCCGGTTATGTGTCACTTGATTTTAACACACACTTCATGTCATATGGACTTGACGTATGGGGTGCTGGTAGAGGATGGAGTGATGCACTATTCAATCCTAGTGCAGGGCTTGATGTCGATCTTGGCAAAGGGTTTACATTACATTTCGGTACCTGGTGGGATGTGAATGATAACACCCAGGATGGAACACTCAGTGACGACATCCAAGAGATTGATTTATGGGGAGGTATGACCTATACCTATGAAAAATGGTCTGCTACTTTGATGTATCAAGAATGGATCTATGCTAGTGATAGTGAAAGAATCCTTGATCTTACACTTGCCTACGATCATTGGTTAAATCCAAGTTTGACATTCCACGGGCGTGTAGATGGTAACGGTGCTCAAAATGAAGGTGTAGTATTTGTTCCTGCAATTGCTTATGACTTCGATCTTGGCCCATTTGGTGTAAGTGTTCCACTAGCAATTGGTTTATTAACTGAAGGTTACCACGTAGATAATGAAGGTGGATTTGGTTACATCCAGACTGGTGCGCAATTTAGCTACCCTTTAGATTTCATTCCAGTTGAGTTCGGAGAATTTGCATTCAACTTTGGTATGTATTATTACTACACAGATGGTGATAACATCAATAACCCAGACGATCATATCATAACGACTAATGCTGGTGTTTCTTGGTCCTTCTAATCAGGACTGGGTTGAGTTGAAATAAAAATTATATTTCTTCCTATGGTTGTAAGGCTGGGCGAGCTTGAGGCTTGTCCAGCTTTATGCTGATATAAAGCACTTACAGAATTTTAACCCTATCTATAATACAATTTGTAGGCATCATACAAATGCACCTCTCTCCTAGAGAAAAAGATAAGTTATTAGTTGTCCTTGCCGCAGATTTAGCAAAGCGCAGGCAACAAAGAGGGCTCAAACTAAATTATCCTGAAGCGGTAGCTATACTAACCTATGAAATTTATGAGGGAGCTCGCGACGGCAGATCGGTAGCTGAGCTTATGAGTTATGGCACTACTATACTTAAGAGAGAAGATGTCATGGAAGGTGTTCCTGAAATGATTCAAGAAGTTCAGGCTGAAGCAACCTTTCCTGATGGGACAAAACTAGTAACCGTTCATAACCCCATCCGCTGATTTATGGTTCCCGGAGAGTTAATTGTTGCAAGTGATGCGGAAGCCTTAAAGGCTAACCTGGGTTTGGAATTAATTACACTTGTTGTATCCAATCAAGGAGATCGACCAGTTCAAGTAGGTAGTCATTTTCATTTTTTTGAAGTCAATGAGTCATTAGATTTCGATCGAAATTTGGCATTAGGTTTTCGCTTGAATATTCCTGCTGGATCCGCGATCCGTTTTGAGCCTGGTGATCTACGTGAAGTCGAATTGGTGGCCATGGCAGGTACACGAGAGGTTTATGGTCTCAACAACAAGGTGAATGGTTCTCTGCCAAATAGGTCATCAAATTAATTAGTTTTTATTAGAGAGTAATAGGTGCGATGTCCTTAGAGTTATCTAGAAAGCAATATGCTGAAATGTTTGGTCCCACAGTGGGGGACCGCATTCGCTTAGGTGACACCGATCTTTTTATAGAAGTAGAAAGAGACTATATTGCCAGTCGAGCGGGCTATGGAAATGAGGTCAAGTTTGGGGGGGGGAAAGTAATCCGCGACGGGATGGGTCAATCTCCAGTTGCACTTGACGTTGAAGCACTAGATCTCGTCATTACCAACGCTTTGATACTCGATTCAGATGTAGGAGTGGTTAAGGCTGATATTGGTATCAAACACGGTAGAATTGTCGGTATAGGCCACGCAGGAAATCCAGGAATTCAGAGCGGCATAGGATCCGTTTTGAAAGACCCTAACACAGGCCAATTTCATCCTATGACTATTGGGGCGGCAACAGAAGTGATTGCCGGTGAAGGTATGATCGTTACAGCGGGTGGTGTTGATGCGCACATCCACTTTATATGTCCTCAACAGATTGATGAAGCACTATGCAGCGGGGTAACCACCATGCTAGGTGGTGGAACTGGGCCAGCGACTGGAACGAATGCTACCACCTGCACTCCTGGCATATGGAATATCCACCGCATGTATGAATCAGCGGATGCGTTTCCAGTAAATTTAGGTTTTTTAGGAAAAGGAAATTGCTCAACACAGGAGCCTTTGAAAGAGCAAGTGATTGAAGGCGGTGCCATTGGACTTAAATTGCACGAAGATTGGGGGACACACCCTGGTGCTATAGATAGCTGTTTACAGGTCGCAGATGAGCTAGATATCCAAGTGGCCATTCATACAGATACCTTGAATGAGTCAGGGTTTGTGGAAAACACACTTAATGCGATTGCAGGTAGGACTATTCATACCTACCATTCAGAAGGCGCAGGTGGTGGTCATGCTCCTGATATTATTAAAGTTTGTTCTGAATCTAATATCTTGCCATCTTCTACGAATCCAACACGTCCGTTTACAGTGAACACCATTGAGGAGCACTTGGACATGTTAATGGTTTGCCATCATCTTGATTCTAAGATTCCTGAGGATGTGGCCTTTGCAGAATCACGTATTCGACCTCAAACGATTGCAGCGGAAGACATTTTACATGATATGGGAGTGATCTCCATGATAGCGAGCGATAGTCAAGCTATGGGCCGCGTAGGAGAGGTTATTTCTCGCACATGGCAAACGGCTCACAAAATGAAGGCGCAATTTGGTAAACTGGATTCAAGCCAACATCCAGCAGCAGATAATTTCAGGGCGCTACGTTATATTTCTAAGTACACACTTAATCCTGCAATCACTCACGGCATGGGGCATGAAATAGGTTCTCTGGCAATAGGTAAACTGGCGGATATCGTTTTATGGAAACCTGCTTTTTTTGGGGCAAAGCCGGAGATGGTTTTGAAGGGTGGAATGATAGCTATGGCTAATATGGGAGATCCGAACGCTTCTATTCCTACCCCACAGCCTATGCACTATCGCCCGCAATTTGCTTCTTTTGGCAAGGCTGTGGGCTCTGCAAGTGTTAGTTTCATGAACCAACTGGCGCTTGAGAAGGGTATTGCTGAAAAACTAGGATTATCGAAATCTCTAGTCGCAATTAAGAATACTCGGAAGATCACTAAAGCTGATATGGTTTATAATACAGCACAACCTAAAATTGAGGTAGATCCCGAAACGTATACGGTGAAAGTGGATGGTGAAGTAATTACTTGTGAACCTGCTGCTGAAGTTCCTCTAGCCCAGAGGTATTTTCTATTCTAAAAGACTCACCGTAAAAGGATTTCCATGCCGTTAATAGAAAAGGTCTTAGAGGAGTTTGATGAGAGCCTTGAGATCATTCCTCTAAAAGTGGACCGCCATCTTCTACAGAAAAGACGCTGGAGAAAATCTGCGGAGGATGGTGAAGATTTTGCTTTTGCTCTTGATGCCCCGCTTAAGCAAGGTGATATTTTTTGGCAAGGCGACCAAGTGTTGTATAGAATCACCCAAGAGCATGAGTCGGTTCTTGAAGTGGAAATTCCTAGAGATCGAACTGAAGCAGTCAAGTTAGGTTGGTTGCTCGGTAATATGCACCAACCTATAGAAGTGAGGGAGGGGAAGGTTTACATGGTGAATGAATTGACTATCAGGCAAAAACTTCAAGGTGCTGAGATCAGGTATTTAGAAAAAAAGGATATTTTCTGCCCACCCGCTCACTCAGGGCATCATCATCACTGAAAGTTCTCATCTACTATGTTGAATGGAGTTGAAGATTTATCTAAGGATTATTTATCTAAGCTTTTACAGGTGTCTGATAGCGCTTATCCTACAGGCAGTTTTTCTCATTCTTATGGCTTAGAGGGAATGTTGCAGATAGGCGTGATTAAGAATGAATCTGATTTGCAACTATTTATTGAGCAGGAGATAGACCATAGTTTGAAGCATCTAGAGTTGCCTATTTTGCACCACGCTTACTTGTCATTGGACAAAGGTGATTTTGCTGAGCTCAGCTATTGGGATAAATTGTCTGGTGCAGCTAAGCAACCAACGGAATTTCGACTTGCTTCTACCCGAGTAGGGAAACAAAGATTTCGTTTGCTTAGAGATGTGATAGGAGCTGAGAGTATCGACTCCATCACATGGGAGAAAATAGATAGTGCCCTTCCATCTAAGCACCTCGCGGTGGTTAGCGCTATAGAAAGCTGGACATTAGAAATTCCATTAAAAGTAGCTATGATCAGTTATTCGGTCCAAAATTATGCATCGATCTTAACTGCTGCCCTGAAGCTTATGCGTTTAGGGCAAACTGCGATTCAGAGAATATTGCATCAACATTCGAAGAACGCCTCATATTTGGTAGATGAGGCTATGACCATTTTACCGGAGAAAATAGGCTCCTTTACTCCTTTGTTAGATATAGCGGCGTGTCAACACCAGCGCGCATTTTCGCGTATGTTTTTATCATAAGGGTTGGAAAGAAAATTTTATGAAAGAAAAGAAATCATTGATAAGAGTTGGTATTGGAGGTCCGGTAGGATGTGGTAAAACAACCATTGCCTTAAAACTGTGCCAAACTTTTCGAGATCAATGTGATATGGCAGTTATTACTAATGATATCTATACGCAAGAAGATGCTCAGATGCTACGTAGAGAAAGTGCTCTGAGTGAAGACAGGATCATGGGTGTAGAAACAGGAGGTTGTCCTCATACGGCTATTCGAGATGATATTGCAATGAATCTTGCCGCCATTGATGAGATGCAGCAACGCATTCCTGGTTTAGAGATGATCATCATAGAGAGTGGAGGAGATAATTTAACAGCAACTTTCTCGCCAGAACTGGTGGATATTTTTATCTATGTCATTGATGTATCAGGAGGAGAGGATATTCCTCGAAAAGGGGGTCCTGCTATTGCTCATAGTGATTTGTTAATCATTAATAAAATTGATCTGGCATCTCATGTAGGGGTTAGTTTAGAGAATATGGATCGTGATACTCATAAAGTGAGGGACGCGAAACCTTATTTACTTTGTGATATGCGTTCAAATAAAGGGGTTGATTCCTTAGTAGAGTGGGTAAAGCATGATGTTTTGTTTGCTGATGTAAATTGACTTAGTGTTTTTATTCATATCCGTATGAAGACTCAGAAGGACGTCATATCTTCGTTAGAGGGAAGGCTAGAACTTCGTTGTGAAGAGAAGGAAGGGAAGAGCTTTTTAGAACATCAGTATTTTTCAGTTCCTTACCATATCAGCAAGACTTACTGGAATGAGTCCGTATTATTGGTTCAAGTGACAAATCCAACTGCGGGGATTTTCGCTGGTGATCGCATGACCAGCAGTGTGATGGTCGGTGAATCTGCCTCCCTGCTGTTAACGTCTCCTAGTGCACAACGTGTTTATAGTATGCATAAGGGGGATGCTTCTCAGCACATAAAATATACTGTCAAAAAAGGTGGGTGGTTAGAGGTGTTTCCAGAGCTCTTTGTGCCACAAAAAAAATCACGTTATCGCCAAGAGTGTGAGGTTGAAATAGAAGCCGGTGGAGAAGTCTATTTTGCAGAGATCATTGCTCCTGGAAGGTTAACTCATGGGGAAAATATGCAATTTGAACAATTGGATTGGAATTTTAAGATTTCTTATGGGGGGGATTTACTCTCTTTGGAGCGTTGTTACTTAAATCCATTAGAAAATCCTTGGATGCTTAAAGTTCCCAACTGGGAGCAGACTTATTATTTTAGTATATGGGTGTTATCAGATAAGTTGTCTGAGATCAAAGAGCAGTTTTACCAAAAGTTAGACCAGCTAGGCGGCAAGGAACTTTATCTTGGATTCAGTTCTTATGATCACCGGGCAATCATGATCAAAGGAATGAGTTTGTGTATTCTTAGGCTGCGCAAAGTGATGCTCGAAATCCGCCAATTATTTTCAGGGTTATTGCATAACTTATCAGTAACAGTCAGAAAACTTTAATTTTACTTGCAAGGAAATGTAGGTCAGCTCGATGTTGTTTTTTCGTTTTATCTTAGAAGAAAATGAATCTAACCCTGAAATCACTTTGGTAGAGAATACCGGTAGTCTTGGGATGTCTAAAGTCATTTAGGGTGTCATTTCGACGGCAGACCCATTCCACTGGCTAATCGTCTTGATGTGATCCGCAGTGAGTTTTATAGGCTGTAGATTGCGTATATAGGTGTCTAGTTTTATATGCCTGTAGTACTCTAGTTCTTTGGCTGGAAGGTTCCATGTGATGTTATAGTTTTGTTTCTGGTCAAAGTTTGTCGTCGAAACATTGACAATGGCTTGATACTGAAAAGTAAGCCGTGACATCTCACCATCTTTTTTCTTTCTTCCTAGAATCACTTTTGTGGAGAACAGCACATCTCCCTTAGCATAAGGCAGCGTGTAAGTGATGAATGCTTGTTCTTCCTCATAACGAATGGAGATATTGTCTCGATCTAAATCGATTGCTTCTTCATTTGCTTTTTTGCCCAAGGACCAAGATGTATGTGGATTCAGCAAAAAAATTAGGCCTGTGGTAATCAATAACAAAGAAAGAAAGGCGTCCTTTGAGTATGAGTGATTCAAATTGTTCATGATCTACACCTAGCTACTTTTATGCCCACTGAACAGCTATTAAATAATATATTTGGGCTACTTATTAGCTATCCCATGAATTGGATTTTTGTGAGGATGATTGCAATTTACTGCTTGGAATATGATCTATCAACCCCTTGAAAATATCATACTCATCAAATTCAAAAATTAGCTGGTAACCTACGCTATCCAGGACAGTTACATAAAGGTCTCGCTCAAGAATTTGGTATCCGTGTTGGTTAGCATAGGAAGTAAGCGCTCTTCTTTGCTGAATAATAAAAGTCATCCGAATTGCTTCTTGATAGCGGGCTGCAAATTCACTAATTGGCGGCGATTCTTGATGAACGATATCCGTGTTTTCTAGTAAGAGGAAAATTTCAGATTCCTTATGGAGTATACGGTAGAAAGGCAGTTTTAATAACGCTGCCCCATAGATAACAAAATCCCAAGGTTTGTTTTTATCTACTTTGATTTTTCTCTTAGTAAGCATTTCGATATTTGATGACTTGCCTATCTTTTTGATGGCCTCCGCAGCCTCCAGGCTATAGTTATCAAAAAAATTAAGGTACCCACCCCAGGCCCAAGTCCATTTGCCTGACGACTCAACATATGACCCGATAATTTGAGCTTTTGAAGAATAGCTATCACCGGAATCCGTATGAAATTCAATAGTTGAGTTAGACCGATCTAAAGACGCGCTGTGGGCGCCTAAAATATTTTCTAATACAATTTGATAATCAGCGATCAAACCGATGTTGTCGCATACCATATCATCTAATGGGCTCATTTTACTTTCCCTTGTTTATCAAACTTAGTCCGTAGTATATTCCACCATAGCAAAAGACTGATTGTAACAGTGGACTGTTCCCAGAAAATTTGCATGATTTTGTTGTCACTTTTACATCTCTATTCAATTTGTGGAAGAGTAGATTACCTGATCGCGCCATCCTAAGGTTTTTCATGTAGCTCCATTAAAGCAATAGAGCTTATCAGTATGATCACTCTTCCTTATACAGCAAAGTCCCTGTCCCCAATTCCTAACTTAGGGTGAAATATAGACCAACTAAGCTTAGTGACAAGGTATAATTAAATATTTAAAATCTTTAAAATTCAAAATACTTTTAGTTATTTTATTCCGTTAATGATTAAGGATGATGATGTCACCGTACGATGTAGTAATCATGATCCCTATAACTTGAACTAATAGTCTAAGTAGAATAACTAGATCTATTCCAAAGAAGGCGGGGTTTTACCCTCTTTCCATCTCCATTCTGGGTAGAGATTAATTTCGCCTGAGTCTACTTTAAATCCTGCAGATTGCAGAAGATAGGCTACACCCTCGGGGCTTTCCATGGTTTCCCTTAAGCAACGTGCAAAAAGTTCTATGTACTCTTTGTAAGACTCTAAATCTAAACTTCCTTCTGATACGTAGTGGCTTAATGAACGATCATGGCTGTCTATAAGATCAAAAAGTGCTTTTTTAATGCGGTAACGCATTTCGGGGTCAATGACTAACTTGAAAGGGCTAGCCGCTGCGTTTTGGTTTGCTTCTAAGTTATTTGAAAGTGCTTCTGAAACCATTAATTCGAATTCTCCTGGCTGAGTCATATTAGATTTGTGAGAGTATTGGGGATTAAAAAAAATTACAAGAGACATTTCACTAATTGCTGGCATCCATTGAACCCAGATGATGTCACAGAAGTTCAAGGAGATACATAATAGTT
Protein-coding regions in this window:
- the ureC gene encoding urease subunit alpha, giving the protein MSLELSRKQYAEMFGPTVGDRIRLGDTDLFIEVERDYIASRAGYGNEVKFGGGKVIRDGMGQSPVALDVEALDLVITNALILDSDVGVVKADIGIKHGRIVGIGHAGNPGIQSGIGSVLKDPNTGQFHPMTIGAATEVIAGEGMIVTAGGVDAHIHFICPQQIDEALCSGVTTMLGGGTGPATGTNATTCTPGIWNIHRMYESADAFPVNLGFLGKGNCSTQEPLKEQVIEGGAIGLKLHEDWGTHPGAIDSCLQVADELDIQVAIHTDTLNESGFVENTLNAIAGRTIHTYHSEGAGGGHAPDIIKVCSESNILPSSTNPTRPFTVNTIEEHLDMLMVCHHLDSKIPEDVAFAESRIRPQTIAAEDILHDMGVISMIASDSQAMGRVGEVISRTWQTAHKMKAQFGKLDSSQHPAADNFRALRYISKYTLNPAITHGMGHEIGSLAIGKLADIVLWKPAFFGAKPEMVLKGGMIAMANMGDPNASIPTPQPMHYRPQFASFGKAVGSASVSFMNQLALEKGIAEKLGLSKSLVAIKNTRKITKADMVYNTAQPKIEVDPETYTVKVDGEVITCEPAAEVPLAQRYFLF
- a CDS encoding urease accessory protein UreD — its product is MKTQKDVISSLEGRLELRCEEKEGKSFLEHQYFSVPYHISKTYWNESVLLVQVTNPTAGIFAGDRMTSSVMVGESASLLLTSPSAQRVYSMHKGDASQHIKYTVKKGGWLEVFPELFVPQKKSRYRQECEVEIEAGGEVYFAEIIAPGRLTHGENMQFEQLDWNFKISYGGDLLSLERCYLNPLENPWMLKVPNWEQTYYFSIWVLSDKLSEIKEQFYQKLDQLGGKELYLGFSSYDHRAIMIKGMSLCILRLRKVMLEIRQLFSGLLHNLSVTVRKL
- a CDS encoding urease accessory UreF family protein, which gives rise to MLNGVEDLSKDYLSKLLQVSDSAYPTGSFSHSYGLEGMLQIGVIKNESDLQLFIEQEIDHSLKHLELPILHHAYLSLDKGDFAELSYWDKLSGAAKQPTEFRLASTRVGKQRFRLLRDVIGAESIDSITWEKIDSALPSKHLAVVSAIESWTLEIPLKVAMISYSVQNYASILTAALKLMRLGQTAIQRILHQHSKNASYLVDEAMTILPEKIGSFTPLLDIAACQHQRAFSRMFLS
- the fmdA gene encoding formamidase — encoded protein: MPETLIKIDVSEVPEKQDVLHNRWHPDIPMVATVKPGAEFRVECVDWTGGQIKNDESATDIKVVDLSKVHYLSGPIGVEGAEPGDLMVVDILDVGALPTSEWGFTGIFDRENGGGFLTDAFPEARKACWDFHGVYTSSRHIPKVEFAGIMHPGLIGCLPSKDLLDTWNTRETELFNTEPERVPPLCALPYAETAHMGRMSPDAAKAAAAEAARTVPPREHGGNCDIKNLTRGSKVYFPVYVKGGGLSMGDIHFSQGDGEITFCGAIEMAGYLDIRVNLIKDGVAKYGVKNPIFESSPMEPTYDNYLIFEGISVDEAGKQYYLDPHVSYRMACLNAIEYLKKFGYTGAQGYAILGTAPVEGRISGIVDIPNACTTLAIPSGIFDFDVKPGAAGPSPIINETDLAVVS
- a CDS encoding urease subunit beta, yielding MVPGELIVASDAEALKANLGLELITLVVSNQGDRPVQVGSHFHFFEVNESLDFDRNLALGFRLNIPAGSAIRFEPGDLREVELVAMAGTREVYGLNNKVNGSLPNRSSN
- the ureG gene encoding urease accessory protein UreG, coding for MKEKKSLIRVGIGGPVGCGKTTIALKLCQTFRDQCDMAVITNDIYTQEDAQMLRRESALSEDRIMGVETGGCPHTAIRDDIAMNLAAIDEMQQRIPGLEMIIIESGGDNLTATFSPELVDIFIYVIDVSGGEDIPRKGGPAIAHSDLLIINKIDLASHVGVSLENMDRDTHKVRDAKPYLLCDMRSNKGVDSLVEWVKHDVLFADVN
- a CDS encoding DUF6882 domain-containing protein; its protein translation is MSPLDDMVCDNIGLIADYQIVLENILGAHSASLDRSNSTIEFHTDSGDSYSSKAQIIGSYVESSGKWTWAWGGYLNFFDNYSLEAAEAIKKIGKSSNIEMLTKRKIKVDKNKPWDFVIYGAALLKLPFYRILHKESEIFLLLENTDIVHQESPPISEFAARYQEAIRMTFIIQQRRALTSYANQHGYQILERDLYVTVLDSVGYQLIFEFDEYDIFKGLIDHIPSSKLQSSSQKSNSWDS
- a CDS encoding FmdB family zinc ribbon protein, which codes for MPLYQYYCEEHGPFEAFASMQDRHKAMRCPDCLIESNRMITVPRLSGLGSLRMQAEARNEKSRHEPHVCKTSTCCGRGHSHKKERKKGLQSYTGSRPWVIEHK
- a CDS encoding urease subunit gamma; translated protein: MHLSPREKDKLLVVLAADLAKRRQQRGLKLNYPEAVAILTYEIYEGARDGRSVAELMSYGTTILKREDVMEGVPEMIQEVQAEATFPDGTKLVTVHNPIR